In Rhizorhabdus phycosphaerae, the genomic stretch TAGACCGTTATTTCGACGAGGTGCTGTCGAACAGCGACATCCCTTCGGTGCTCTCGACCCATCAGTCGGTCGGCTATGTAATCCCCGCTCCGGTGATCATCGCCCTGTTCGAGCGCCATAAGCAGCTCATCGGCCTCAACATCAGCCACCAGGACCCAAATTATCTGCGCACGCTGGCCGATGCGCTGGGCGACCGGATCGACATCTGCGTCGGTGGCCCCCACAACGCCCCCCTCGCCTTCGCCTTCGGCGCGCATGGCTTCCTGACCTCGGAAGGCAATCTCGCGCCGCGCCTGTGCGCCAGCGTGATCGCGGCCGCGCGCAGCGGAGACAATGTCGCCTTCCTCGACCGCTGGGGCAAGCTGATGCGGCTGTTCCTCGCGCTCTACGGCAATGGCGGCATTCGCGTCACCAAGGCGGTGCTCGAGCATTTCGGCATGGCCGGAGGATATCCGCGTCCGCCGCGCCTGCCTTCGGAGCCCGAAGCGCTGCAACGCGCCCTAGCCGTGGTCGAGGAGATTGGCCTGGCGGAAATCGAGGGCTGGTAAGAAAAAGGGCCCCTCGCCGAAGCGGGGGGCCCTCATTGTTGAACCGGAAGCCGTCGATTATTCGGCAGCAACCGCCTCGCGCTCGGGCGGGTCGGGATCGTAGCTGGTCGTGAACTCGTTGAAGAAGTCCGACTCCCGCGACGTGTCGATCGTCCGCGCCCCGCGCACCCCGAACTTGCGGCGCGCCTCCTCCAGCGGAAGATCGAGCCAGTCCTCGTAGCGCGGCAGAAACAGCGGGTCCGACCGTTCGCCGACCTTCAGCG encodes the following:
- a CDS encoding dihydrodipicolinate synthase family protein; this translates as MGIDLARYQTFTISITPFTADGAIDEPAFRRHLRKLSDAGVGVYVGGGGSGEGYTLSDDETERLLGIASDELKGRSPIRAMGVEPRTARQMIAFLDKAKRAGVDAAQVYSLDVGHGHVPTPAELDRYFDEVLSNSDIPSVLSTHQSVGYVIPAPVIIALFERHKQLIGLNISHQDPNYLRTLADALGDRIDICVGGPHNAPLAFAFGAHGFLTSEGNLAPRLCASVIAAARSGDNVAFLDRWGKLMRLFLALYGNGGIRVTKAVLEHFGMAGGYPRPPRLPSEPEALQRALAVVEEIGLAEIEGW